The Fragaria vesca subsp. vesca linkage group LG2, FraVesHawaii_1.0, whole genome shotgun sequence genome includes a window with the following:
- the LOC101305809 gene encoding uncharacterized protein LOC101305809: protein MEHCLTHHKLLPLPSPISTLKPRSTVNFSPKYQALTRRLTVVAGAGASSHCEFSSLNSPLDPRTRSGKDLSSVLQNHPQLFHLAVAQELKQLADERQDARCRMNLSAQSHEACLHRRIAQLKEQQCQIAVEDVMYLLIFYKFSEVKVPLVPKLSKCIYNDRLEILPAKDWELESIYSLEVLEMIREHVTTVIGLRANSSVTDNWAMTKITRQTLGRVYVASILYGYFLKSVSLRHRLERSLFLESQDLHLSCRTSLQEMSPHGIKSLIFGHVGKIQSECVGSNRLEKTHGKLKCYVMGFDPETLQRCAKLRSEESVDLIKNHCCALFGDDAEMGSPEIDEVISTSFSSLKRLVLEAVAFGSFLWDTEECIDSVYKLKEN from the exons ATGGAACATTGTCTCACCCACCACAAGCTCCTCCCTCTTCCGTCCCCAATCTCCACCTTGAAGCCGCGATCGACGGTCAATTTCTCGCCCAAGTACCAGGCGTTGACCAGGAGGTTGACCGTGGTAGCCGGCGCCGGCGCGTCGAGCCACTGTGAGTTTAGTAGCCTGAACTCTCCGCTCGACCCGAGGACCCGATCGGGCAAGGACCTGAGCTCGGTTTTGCAGAACCACCCGCAGCTGTTTCACTTGGCCGTCGCGCAGGAGCTGAAGCAGTTGGCTGATGAGCGACAGGACGCGCGGTGTCGTATGAATCTCAGCGCTCAGTCTCATGAGGCCTGCCTTCATAG GAGGATTGCTCAACTGAAGGAGCAGCAGTGCCAGATTGCTGTTGAAGATGTCATGTACCTCTTGATCTTTTACAAGTTTTCTGAGGTCAAAGTTCCTTTGGTTCCTAAACTTTCTAAATGCATCTACAATGATAGACTGGAGATATTGCCTGCAAAGGACTGGGAGCTAGAGTCCATTTACAGCTTGGAGGTTTTGGAGATGATAAGGGAACATGTCACCACTGTCATTGGTTTGAGAGCAAATTCTAGTGTCACAGACAATTGGGCAATGACAAAGATAACCCGCCAGACGCTTGGCCGAGTATATGTGGCCTCCATCTTATATGGCTACTTTCTGAAATCTGTCTCATTGAGGCATCGCCTGGAACGGAGTCTATTTCTTGAAAGCCAAGACCTTCATCTGAGTTGTAGAACCTCCCTTCAGGAAATGTCTCCTCATGGAATAAAAAGTCTTATTTTTGGCCACGTTGGTAAAATTCAATCGGAGTGTGTAGGTTCAAATAGGCTGGAAAAGACACACGGAAAGTTGAAGTGTTATGTGATGGGGTTTGATCCTGAGACACTGCAGAGATGTGCAAAATTGAGATCTGAGGAGTCTGTAGATTTGATTAAAAATCACTGTTGTGCACTTTTTGGGGATGATGCGGAAATGGGTTCACCTGAGATAGATGAAGTTATCTCTACTTCCTTTTCGAGCCTAAAGAGGCTAGTTTTGGAGGCTGTTGCTTTTGGTTCTTTCCTTTGGGACACAGAAGAATGCATTGATAGTGTTTATAAGCTTAAGGAGAACTAA
- the LOC101306099 gene encoding putative quinone-oxidoreductase homolog, chloroplastic-like has translation MAAKLMHAVQYENYGEGPSGLKHVDIPIASPKKDEVLIKLEAASLNPADWKIQTGTLRPLVPRKFPFIPAYDVAGEIVDVGQGVKKFKKGDKVVALLHLLDGGGLAEFATASEKLTVARPQEVSAAEGAGLPTCGLTAHQALTQAGEIELDGTDQLKSILITGASGGVGHFAVQLAKLANTHVTVTCGARNIEFVKRLGADEVLDYRTPDGEALRSPSGQKYDLVIHCAPIGIPWSVFEPNLNPHSKVIDITPSGSAFITFVRHTVTFSKKKLVPMIINAKGENLDYLLKLVKEGKLKTVIDSKYSLSKAEDAWAKSMDGHATGKIIIEA, from the exons ATGGCAGCAAAACTTATGCATGCAGTTCAGTATGAAAACTACGGTGAAGGGCCTTCTGGTTTGAAG CATGTGGATATTCCAATCGCCAGTCCTAAGAAAGATGAGGTTTTGATAAAATTAGAAGCAGCTAGCCTAAATCCAGCTGATTGGAAAATTCAGACAGGCACGCTGCGTCCTCTTGTTCCACGCAAATTCCCTTTTATACCTG CATATGATGTGGCTGGAGAGATTGTAGACGTTGGACAAGGAGTCAAAAAGTTCAAAAAGGGTGACAAAGTCGTGGCGTTACTCCACCTTTTG GATGGAGGCGGACTGGCCGAGTTTGCTACAGCTAGTGAGAAATTGACAGTTGCTAGGCCTCAAGAAGTTTCAGCAGCTGAAGGTGCAGGCTTACCTACTTGTGGTCTCACAGCTCACCAGGCTCTAACACAAGCTGGAGAGATTGAGCTTGATGGAACTGACCAGCTGAAGAGCATACTCATTACGGGTGCTTCTGGTGGTGTTGGCCATTTTGCAGTCCAACTAGCAAAGCTGGCGAACACTCATGTGACAGTGACTTGTGGAGCTCGTAACATTGAATTTGTCAAGAGATTGGGGGCTGACGAAGTTCTTGACTACAGGACCCCAGATGGGGAAGCTTTAAGGAGTCCATCTGGTCAAAAGTATGATTTGGTGATTCATTGTGCACCTATTGGCATTCCATGGTCAGTGTTTGAGCCAAATTTGAATCCACACAGTAAAGTAATAGACATTACTCCCAGTGGAAGTGCCTTTATTACTTTTGTTCGACACACAGTAACTTTCTCCAAGAAGAAGCTGGTGCCTATGATCATAAATGCCAAGGGTGAGAACCTTGATTATCTTTTGAAGTTGGTGAAAGAAGGAAAGCTCAAGACAGTGATCGACTCAAAGTATTCTCTGAGCAAGGCTGAAGACGCCTGGGCTAAAAGTATGGATGGTCATGCTACTGGGAAGATCATTATAGAGGCTTGA